One Lemur catta isolate mLemCat1 chromosome 15, mLemCat1.pri, whole genome shotgun sequence genomic window carries:
- the TTYH2 gene encoding protein tweety homolog 2, with product MPAARVEYIAPWWVVWLHSVPRLGLRLQPVDSTFSPSDESYQESLLFLGLVAAVCLGLNLLFLAAYLVSVCCCRRDDAVQTKQRHSCCVTWTAVVAGLVCCAAVGVGFYGNSETNDGVYQLVYSLDDANHTFSGIDALVSGTTQKMKVDLEQHLARLSEIFAARGDYMQTLKFMQQMADNIVVQLSGLPVWREATTELTELSDQTSYVEYYRWLSYLLLFILDVVICLIACLGLAKRSKCLLASMLCCGVLSLFLSWASLAVDAAAAVGTSDFCAAPDTFILNVTQGHISTEVTRYYLYCSQRGSSPFQQTLTVFQRSLTTMQIQVSGLLQFAVSLFPTAEKDLLGVQLLLNSSESSLHQLTAMLDCRGLHKDYLDALAGICYDGLEGLLYLGLFSLLAACAFSAMICAGPQAWKHFTTRNRDYDDIDDEDPFNPQARRIAAHNPPRGQLRSFCSYSSGLGSQTSLQPPAQTISNAPVSEYMNQAMLFGGNPRYENVPLIGRGSPPPTYSPSMRATYLSVADEHLRHYGNEFPA from the exons ATGCCGGCGGCGCGCGTGGAGTACATTGCACCCTGGTGGGTCGTGTGGCTGCACAGCGTCCCACGCCTCGGCCTGCGCCTGCAGCCGGTGGACAGCACGTTCAGCCCCAGCGACGAGAGTTACCAGGAG TCGCTGCTGTTCCTGGGGTTGGTGGCCGCCGTCTGCCTGGGCCTGAACCTCCTCTTCCTCGCGGCTTACCTGGTCTCCGTGTGCTGCTGCAGGCGGGATGATGCGGTACAGACCAAGCAGCGGCATTCCTGCTGTGTCACCTGGACAGCGGTGGTGGCCGGGCTCGTCTGCTG TGCTGCGGTGGGTGTTGGTTTCTATGGAAACAGCGAGACCAACGATGGGGTATACCAGCTCGTCTACTCCTTGGACGACGCAAACCACACCTTCTCTGGGATCGATGCTCTG GTTTCCGGAACCACCCAGAAGATGAAGGTGGACCTAGAGCAGCACCTGGCCCGACTCAGCGAGATCTTTGCTGCCCGGGGGGATTACATGCAGACCCTGAAGTTCATGCAGCAGATGGCGGACAACATCGTTGTCCAGCTCTCAGGACTGCCCGTGTGGAGGGAGGCCACCACAGAGCTGACCGAGCTGTCCGACCAGACTAGCTACGTGGAGTACTACAG gTGGCTCTCCTACCTCCTGCTCTTCATCCTGGACGTGGTCATCTGCCTCATCGCCTGCCTGGGACTGGCCAAGCGCTCCAAGTGCCTCCTGGCCTC GATGCTGTGCTGTGGGGTGCTGAGCCTGTTCCTCAGCTGGGCCTCCCTGGCCGTGGACGCTGCTGCGGCGGTG GGCACCAGTGACTTCTGCGCAGCCCCCGACACCTTCATCCTGAACGTCACGCAGGGCCACATCAGCACAG AGGTGACCCGCTACTACCTGTATTGCAGTCAGCGTGGAAGCAGCCCCTTCCAGCAG ACACTGACCGTCTTCCAGCGCTCGCTGACCACCATGCAGATCCAGGTCTCGGGGCTGCTGCAGTTTGCTGTGTCCCTCTTCCCCACTGCAGAG AAGGATCTGCTTGGGGTCCAGCTCCTGTTGAACTCGTCGGAGTCCAGCCTCCACCAGCTGACAGCCATGCTGGACTGCCGAGGGCTGCACAAG gactACCTGGACGCCCTTGCCGGCATCTGCTACGACGGCCTCGAGGGCTTGCTCTACCTCggcctcttctccctcctggcCGCCTGCGCCTTCTCTGCCATGATCTGTGCGGGGCCGCAGGCCTGGAAGCACTTTACCACCAG aaacagagactACGACGACATCGACGATGAGGACCCCTTTAACCCGCAAGCCCGGCGCATCGCAGCCCACAACCCCCCGAGGGGGCAGCTTCGCAGCTTCTGCAGCTACAGCAGCGGCCTGGGCAGCCAGACCAGCCTGCAGCCCCCGGCCCAGACCATCTCCAACGCCCCCGTCTCCGAGTACAT GAACCAAGCCATGCTGTTCGGTGGGAACCCACGCTACGAGAACGTGCCGCTCATTGGGAGAGGCTCCCCTCCGCCGACG TACTCTCCGAGCATGAGGGCCACCTACCTGTCTGTGGCGGATGAACACCTGAGGCACTACGGCAATGAGTTTCCAGCCTAA